From Anaerolineales bacterium, one genomic window encodes:
- a CDS encoding M23 family metallopeptidase, with translation MVEANDPGSFKEALKSRIQDDDRYGQKQRPFYLLWPTDFAVITQEFGAHPEIYGRWGFPGHEGIDFRARPNTNIYASADGQVYEVHTNPDNHPYGIHVRIQHEDGYKTVYAHFAKSLVVKGQMVKAGDVIGKADSTGASVGSHLHFTLKRDGATERDETDYPKDVIDPTPFLVWPETANSKSIERFDWPAGKLLFGAHARIGAPMTDSDLAMASRARLECIKLENCETEENITRLRELNPGIFIMGRLTADFSGLPITADDFVRKVEAGLGVFYRQDVRYFELHANPNLQSAGWRRSWRNGSEFGGWFLRVVDQLKQSFPGIRLGFPGLSPGAGISGRREAADQFMHEAEDAMDSADWIGVHCCWTDVRGMNSKDGRGWVMTYRKSFPHKLLLVTEFYNPSQSVNAEAKARQYLSFTNQVADVAGVGAVFSYAISSDESENGFVWPSEGGAFAGILAARKD, from the coding sequence GTGGTCGAAGCGAATGATCCGGGGAGTTTTAAAGAGGCTTTAAAATCACGTATTCAGGACGATGACCGCTACGGACAAAAGCAGCGGCCGTTTTATCTACTTTGGCCCACCGATTTTGCCGTGATCACGCAAGAATTTGGGGCGCATCCGGAAATCTACGGACGCTGGGGTTTTCCCGGTCACGAGGGGATTGACTTCCGCGCCCGGCCGAACACGAACATCTACGCAAGCGCGGACGGCCAGGTGTATGAGGTACATACCAATCCGGACAATCATCCGTATGGGATCCACGTACGAATACAGCACGAAGATGGCTACAAGACCGTCTACGCTCATTTCGCCAAGTCGCTGGTCGTTAAAGGACAAATGGTCAAGGCGGGCGACGTCATCGGGAAAGCGGATTCCACTGGGGCCTCCGTCGGATCGCATTTGCATTTCACGCTCAAACGCGACGGCGCCACGGAGCGAGATGAAACGGATTATCCCAAAGACGTCATCGATCCAACACCGTTTCTTGTCTGGCCAGAGACGGCCAACAGTAAAAGTATCGAGCGCTTCGACTGGCCGGCCGGAAAACTGCTGTTCGGGGCGCATGCACGAATCGGCGCACCGATGACCGACAGCGATCTGGCGATGGCATCTCGTGCACGTCTCGAATGTATCAAACTGGAGAATTGTGAGACGGAGGAGAACATCACACGCTTGCGCGAATTGAACCCCGGCATTTTCATCATGGGCCGGTTGACGGCAGATTTTTCCGGATTGCCAATAACGGCGGATGATTTCGTCCGCAAAGTGGAAGCCGGCCTCGGGGTCTTTTATCGGCAGGACGTGCGCTATTTTGAGCTGCATGCAAATCCAAATCTACAATCTGCAGGATGGCGGAGATCCTGGAGAAACGGGAGCGAATTCGGGGGATGGTTTCTGCGTGTGGTGGATCAGTTGAAACAAAGTTTTCCCGGTATCCGTCTCGGTTTCCCTGGATTATCGCCCGGCGCTGGGATTTCAGGTAGGCGGGAAGCCGCGGATCAGTTCATGCACGAAGCGGAAGATGCCATGGACAGCGCGGATTGGATCGGCGTTCATTGTTGTTGGACGGATGTGCGCGGGATGAATTCCAAAGACGGCCGCGGATGGGTAATGACTTATCGAAAATCATTCCCGCATAAATTGCTGCTCGTTACGGAATTCTACAATCCGTCGCAGTCGGTAAACGCAGAGGCAAAAGCACGCCAGTATCTGTCGTTTACAAACCAGGTCGCTGATGTCGCGGGGGTTGGTGCCGTGTTTTCCTACGCGATCTCCTCCGATGAAAGTGAAAATGGGTTCGTTTGGCCGTCGGAGGGCGGCGCTTTTGCCGGGATATTGGCCGCACGGAAAGATTGA
- a CDS encoding ribonuclease H-like domain-containing protein — MMKTYVFDLETKHLAQEVGGWDYIDRLGLAAAVLLDVGADEYLRYTEQQAAELIEAIEEADRMIGFNLVRFDYTVLKPYGLSITPELVAKTTDLLLDIYQELGFRVSLDNLAATSFQARKSADGLQAVSWYKEGKIDEVLAYCEIDVAVTNELWQFGKEHGQVFFQDRFGRRRAVRVDWS, encoded by the coding sequence ATGATGAAAACCTACGTGTTCGATCTAGAAACAAAGCACCTGGCGCAGGAGGTCGGAGGATGGGATTACATCGATCGCCTGGGTCTTGCTGCCGCCGTCCTCCTGGACGTCGGTGCGGACGAATACCTCCGTTACACAGAACAGCAAGCCGCCGAGCTCATCGAGGCCATCGAAGAGGCCGACCGCATGATCGGCTTCAACCTGGTCCGCTTCGACTATACCGTGTTGAAACCGTATGGCTTGTCCATTACGCCGGAGTTGGTGGCCAAGACGACCGACTTGCTGCTCGACATCTATCAAGAATTGGGTTTCCGCGTCTCATTAGACAACCTTGCTGCAACGTCATTCCAGGCCAGGAAAAGCGCGGATGGACTGCAGGCAGTGTCCTGGTACAAGGAAGGCAAGATCGACGAAGTCTTGGCTTACTGCGAAATCGATGTCGCCGTCACGAATGAATTATGGCAGTTCGGAAAAGAGCACGGCCAGGTTTTCTTTCAAGACCGCTTCGGCCGCCGCCGCGCGGTTCGCGTGGACTGGTCTTGA
- a CDS encoding AEC family transporter, with amino-acid sequence MSDLFQVFTSNLLPIILISGIGFALQKRIGIDPKPISQIVFYAFSPALVFNLLTSTEISVDELMRMASLTVLNISIIAVLCYLIGRARKLEAPILSAFIISASFMNAGNYGLPLARFAFGESGLAWASIYFVASSMMVNSVGVYVISVGKQSPLKALLGLLKVPSVYAIPLALFVRANEIALPLSVTRPIELLGSASIPVMIVVLGIQIARLNSFNHKDVLSSAVILRLVASPLIAWLLVPFLHLDTIGQHAGIIQSAMPAAVFNMVIATKFDVEAEFVTGVVAATTILSPLTVTALLVALGV; translated from the coding sequence TTGAGTGATTTATTCCAAGTTTTCACGTCCAACCTTCTGCCGATCATACTCATCTCCGGGATCGGCTTTGCGTTACAGAAACGCATCGGCATCGACCCAAAGCCCATTTCACAAATTGTGTTCTACGCGTTCTCTCCCGCGCTCGTCTTCAATTTATTGACATCGACCGAGATTTCTGTCGACGAGTTGATGCGCATGGCGTCCCTGACGGTATTGAACATCAGCATCATCGCCGTTTTATGTTACTTAATCGGCCGCGCCCGAAAACTCGAAGCTCCCATATTATCCGCATTCATAATCTCGGCCAGTTTCATGAATGCCGGCAACTACGGCCTGCCGCTGGCGCGATTCGCATTCGGCGAAAGTGGTTTGGCGTGGGCGAGCATCTACTTCGTTGCCAGCTCGATGATGGTCAATTCTGTTGGCGTGTATGTCATCAGCGTTGGCAAACAATCGCCGCTGAAGGCGCTGCTGGGCTTGCTGAAAGTTCCCTCCGTTTACGCCATTCCGCTCGCGTTGTTCGTACGCGCGAACGAAATTGCGCTGCCCTTGTCGGTGACCCGTCCGATCGAGCTGCTTGGGTCAGCATCGATACCGGTCATGATCGTCGTACTTGGCATCCAGATCGCCCGTTTGAACTCGTTCAATCACAAAGACGTCCTTTCGTCGGCCGTCATCCTGCGATTGGTCGCATCCCCATTGATTGCCTGGCTGCTCGTGCCTTTTCTGCATCTCGATACGATCGGTCAGCATGCGGGCATCATTCAATCCGCAATGCCGGCTGCGGTGTTCAACATGGTGATCGCAACCAAGTTCGACGTCGAAGCCGAGTTCGTCACCGGCGTCGTTGCAGCCACGACGATCCTGAGTCCGCTTACTGTTACCGCGCTGCTCGTAGCGCTTGGCGTGTAA
- a CDS encoding HEAT repeat domain-containing protein, whose translation MKKSYLELLEILQDDSLPLPAQRFAELSDLDKDQQRQFASVWQSISSERKMQILRVMGQQALDRFELSFEAVNRIAILDPDSQIRSIAIENLWESEDPSLVPILLESLVVEGDDRIRAVAATALGRFVWLGEIDEITPELLQQIELGLLAACRDDDSHEVRRRSLESIGYSSHDEVPDQIEEAYRSTNEQLQQSAVLAMGRSANERWADYILAELTNPNPLIRMEAARAAGELEVREATMPLIDLLQDVNDGIRQAAIWALAELGGEDAVNALIELADNSDDSALQDVIQEAIDHMTFIEGSRDLLLFDFDEDNNFKAPES comes from the coding sequence ATGAAAAAATCGTATCTTGAATTGCTTGAAATCTTGCAGGACGACAGTTTACCGCTCCCGGCGCAGCGATTTGCGGAACTGTCCGATCTCGACAAGGATCAACAACGCCAATTTGCATCCGTTTGGCAGTCCATATCCAGCGAACGCAAAATGCAAATCTTGCGGGTTATGGGACAACAAGCACTCGACCGTTTCGAGCTTTCCTTCGAAGCCGTCAACCGTATTGCGATCCTGGATCCCGATTCGCAAATCCGCTCGATCGCCATCGAGAATTTGTGGGAGAGTGAGGATCCCTCCCTCGTGCCTATCCTGTTGGAATCGCTGGTGGTCGAAGGCGACGATCGAATTCGCGCCGTCGCGGCTACCGCTTTGGGCAGGTTCGTCTGGCTCGGCGAGATCGACGAAATCACACCCGAACTCCTGCAGCAAATCGAGTTGGGCTTGCTTGCTGCATGCCGCGATGATGACTCCCATGAGGTGCGCAGAAGATCGCTTGAATCAATCGGGTATTCATCGCACGATGAGGTGCCGGATCAGATTGAAGAAGCGTACCGTTCGACGAATGAGCAGCTGCAGCAATCCGCCGTCCTGGCCATGGGACGATCGGCGAACGAGCGTTGGGCAGACTACATCCTGGCCGAGCTGACCAATCCCAACCCTTTGATCCGCATGGAGGCCGCTCGTGCCGCCGGCGAGCTCGAAGTTCGAGAGGCTACAATGCCGCTCATCGACCTGCTCCAAGATGTAAATGATGGCATTCGCCAGGCTGCGATTTGGGCGCTCGCCGAACTGGGCGGCGAGGACGCCGTCAACGCGCTAATCGAACTCGCAGATAATTCGGACGACAGCGCATTACAGGACGTCATCCAGGAAGCAATCGATCATATGACGTTTATCGAGGGCTCACGCGATTTGCTTCTGTTCGACTTCGATGAGGACAACAATTTCAAGGCTCCCGAATCTTGA
- a CDS encoding M50 family metallopeptidase: MPDFLLFVIVLGTLLLCHELGHFIAAKLTRVRVDEFGIGFPPRLISLFEAGGTKFTLNLIPLGGFNRIAGEDDPEVPDGLAAASKRVRVFVLSAGSLANVFLGFIAFVLAFKFAAPDVERVIIADVVPATPADTAGIQVGDLVESVDDQPITSFESMVDAIQNRPDDTVRIVVERDNQELTFELAPRIDYPADQGPIGVVLGHPALETSWLSAARMGGESIVMQVDALIRLPARLIQGTAEPEETRISGLKGIHDMLAWANDIDSTAHRPFLTLNLIGVISVGLALANLLPFPALDGGRLLFVFAEMILGRRIPPKFEAIIHTIGFAFLLALMIYINLKDFTNPISLP, from the coding sequence GTGCCCGATTTTTTACTGTTTGTAATCGTTCTCGGAACTTTGTTGCTTTGTCACGAATTGGGTCATTTCATCGCAGCGAAATTGACTCGGGTTCGAGTGGACGAATTTGGGATAGGATTTCCCCCTCGCTTGATTTCCCTTTTCGAAGCAGGCGGCACTAAATTCACGCTGAATTTGATTCCCCTCGGCGGGTTCAACCGAATCGCCGGAGAAGATGACCCCGAAGTTCCTGATGGATTAGCCGCCGCAAGCAAACGGGTGCGCGTCTTTGTCCTTTCAGCCGGCTCGCTTGCGAACGTGTTCCTCGGATTCATTGCTTTCGTTCTGGCGTTCAAATTTGCAGCACCGGATGTTGAGCGGGTGATCATAGCCGATGTCGTTCCGGCCACCCCGGCCGATACAGCGGGTATCCAGGTCGGAGATCTGGTCGAGTCCGTCGACGATCAACCCATCACCAGTTTTGAAAGCATGGTCGACGCGATTCAAAATCGTCCGGACGATACTGTCCGCATCGTGGTCGAGCGTGATAACCAGGAGCTGACCTTCGAACTTGCGCCCCGTATAGATTACCCTGCAGACCAGGGTCCAATCGGTGTGGTTCTCGGGCATCCCGCACTCGAAACAAGTTGGTTGAGCGCCGCTCGCATGGGCGGTGAATCGATCGTCATGCAGGTCGACGCTTTAATCCGCTTGCCTGCTCGTTTGATCCAGGGCACCGCAGAGCCAGAAGAGACACGAATCAGTGGTTTGAAGGGCATCCATGATATGCTCGCGTGGGCAAACGACATCGACAGTACCGCGCATCGACCATTTCTCACACTCAACCTTATCGGCGTCATCAGCGTTGGCCTTGCTTTGGCCAATCTACTGCCATTTCCGGCGCTCGACGGAGGCAGGCTTCTCTTCGTTTTTGCGGAAATGATCCTGGGTCGAAGAATCCCGCCCAAATTTGAAGCGATTATCCACACGATCGGTTTCGCCTTCTTGCTTGCGTTGATGATCTACATCAACCTGAAGGACTTCACAAACCCGATATCATTGCCATAA
- the mvaD gene encoding diphosphomevalonate decarboxylase, with protein MVNDFMEAHQATARAHPNIALIKYWGNLDHELRLPANSSLSMTLGDLETRTMVRFDDRLDADQILIDDVPALETASRRVRQHLDRIRRIAGIDTYAFVESKNTFPSGAGIASSASAFAALTLAAATACDLHLDVRALSRLARQGSGSASRSMFGGFVIWHAGDSDSESYAETIAGKEHWPLIDLIAVVDTDHKSTGSTEGHRLAETSPLQEARVTDTPRRLAICRQAIERRDFSALATIVEQDSNMMHAVMMTSEPALLYWSPATIEIMKTVARLRSEGLDVCYSIDAGPNVHCICTPGHANAVLETLRKAPGIRNVLKSLPGDGAEIIDS; from the coding sequence ATGGTCAATGATTTTATGGAAGCACATCAGGCAACGGCTCGCGCACATCCAAACATCGCCCTGATCAAATATTGGGGCAATCTCGATCACGAACTGCGTTTACCCGCCAACAGTTCGTTATCGATGACGCTGGGCGATCTGGAAACACGTACGATGGTTCGCTTCGACGATCGTTTGGATGCCGACCAAATTCTCATCGACGACGTTCCTGCACTGGAGACAGCGAGCCGGCGCGTACGGCAACACCTCGACCGCATCCGCCGCATTGCGGGCATCGATACGTACGCGTTCGTTGAAAGTAAGAACACCTTCCCATCAGGCGCAGGGATTGCCTCCTCCGCATCAGCCTTTGCAGCGCTCACACTTGCTGCGGCCACGGCCTGCGATCTTCACCTCGATGTGCGTGCGTTATCTCGCCTGGCGCGGCAAGGTTCCGGATCGGCAAGCCGTTCCATGTTTGGCGGCTTCGTCATCTGGCACGCCGGTGACAGCGACTCTGAATCCTACGCAGAGACGATCGCCGGCAAAGAGCATTGGCCGCTCATCGATTTAATCGCCGTCGTCGATACCGACCATAAATCCACGGGGTCCACGGAAGGCCATCGCCTGGCCGAGACGAGTCCGCTGCAAGAGGCGCGCGTTACGGATACGCCCCGCAGACTCGCGATTTGTCGTCAGGCGATCGAGCGGCGCGATTTCTCTGCACTGGCAACGATCGTCGAGCAAGACAGCAACATGATGCACGCCGTGATGATGACCTCCGAGCCCGCCCTGCTTTACTGGTCGCCGGCGACCATCGAAATCATGAAAACCGTCGCCCGTCTGCGATCCGAAGGCCTCGACGTCTGCTACAGCATCGATGCCGGTCCGAACGTGCACTGCATCTGCACACCCGGACACGCCAATGCCGTTTTAGAGACGCTGCGTAAAGCGCCGGGCATCCGCAATGTTCTCAAGTCCCTTCCCGGGGACGGCGCTGAAATTATCGATTCCTAG
- a CDS encoding L,D-transpeptidase: MKETAKINRRDMLKLAGLGFAGSTLRPHFEPDSPELLPEFPVSPRLGRVCVGKTEIKASPDNNSQTVEVLYEDGVVPWYRELPGQPVSIYAPNVRWVETDRGYIWSPHLQPVENRPQEPLLELPGSSLGDGMWAEVTVPYVDLALDNPPARSPWLKGALLPRLYYSQILWIDQAKIGADGRSYYRVNERYGYGDILWVAAEAFRPLQDEDFSPIHPEVEDKRVVINLTYQTLSCFEGNEEVYYCRISSGAKFDAQGNPVDKWSTPLGPHPIWRKVISLHMSGGTTGGGYDLPGIGWSMLFVGNGVAIHSTFWHNNFGVPMSHGCVNARPEDAHWIFRWTTPHVTADPGDVTVEMPGGTEIEVEEA, encoded by the coding sequence ATGAAAGAAACTGCAAAGATCAACCGCAGGGATATGTTAAAACTAGCCGGCTTGGGATTCGCTGGTTCAACACTGCGCCCGCACTTCGAGCCCGATTCTCCCGAGTTGCTTCCTGAATTTCCCGTTTCTCCGCGTCTCGGAAGAGTTTGCGTTGGAAAAACAGAGATCAAAGCGAGTCCGGACAACAACAGCCAGACCGTGGAGGTTCTTTACGAGGACGGCGTTGTTCCCTGGTATCGCGAGCTTCCTGGCCAACCTGTCTCCATTTACGCGCCCAACGTCAGGTGGGTGGAAACGGATAGAGGATACATCTGGTCCCCGCATCTCCAACCTGTCGAAAACCGGCCCCAGGAACCGCTGCTCGAACTGCCCGGTTCGAGCCTGGGCGATGGAATGTGGGCGGAGGTTACCGTCCCATACGTCGACCTGGCGCTCGACAATCCTCCGGCAAGATCGCCCTGGCTCAAGGGCGCGCTCTTGCCCCGACTTTATTACAGTCAAATTCTATGGATCGATCAAGCCAAGATTGGTGCAGACGGCCGGTCCTATTATCGAGTTAACGAGCGCTATGGATATGGCGACATACTCTGGGTTGCCGCGGAAGCCTTTCGACCCCTGCAGGATGAAGATTTCTCACCTATTCACCCCGAGGTCGAGGACAAACGCGTCGTCATTAATCTTACCTATCAAACATTGTCTTGTTTCGAGGGGAACGAGGAAGTGTATTACTGCCGGATATCTTCCGGTGCGAAGTTCGATGCACAGGGCAATCCGGTCGATAAATGGTCTACACCTTTAGGACCACATCCGATCTGGCGCAAAGTCATCTCGCTGCACATGAGCGGCGGAACGACGGGCGGCGGCTACGATTTGCCCGGGATCGGTTGGTCGATGCTTTTCGTAGGCAACGGCGTAGCCATTCACTCCACATTTTGGCACAACAACTTCGGCGTTCCCATGTCGCACGGATGCGTCAATGCACGTCCGGAAGATGCGCATTGGATCTTCCGCTGGACAACGCCTCACGTGACCGCAGATCCGGGGGACGTTACGGTCGAGATGCCGGGCGGCACGGAGATCGAAGTTGAGGAAGCATAG
- the hisS gene encoding histidine--tRNA ligase has translation MSTISAVKGTRDFYPADMAVRDWLYETIRTVSEQFGYQEFEGPYLEKMELYAAKSGEELVNEQSFVFEDRGGDIVALRPELTPTLARMVAARSRQLIQPIRWWSFGPFWRYERPQKGRSREFFQWNIDLLGIVSPQADAELAAIAATFFRAVGLTPKMIRIQINNRRFMDTKLEAIGIPLNSRPAVFHLIDRKDKMSERAWQEKANSIDIDKDQFSGLLQLLENKDAWKDSDELCEFFDAVEIMGVADYIEYDPMVIRGLDYYTGTVFEARDVSGRFRAILGGGRYDNLVADVGGDPIPGVGFAMGDIVIGIVLEENGVMPSLKTNPSDVFVPLFDEATLSESSRLAAELRTAGLRVEWYPQPDKLKKQFKYADRNNIPLAVILGPDEIQSGKVTIKDLRTVEQETVARSEMIDKIKNLLSADPPSK, from the coding sequence ATGTCGACTATTTCTGCAGTAAAAGGGACGCGTGATTTTTACCCTGCCGACATGGCTGTCCGTGATTGGTTGTACGAAACCATACGAACGGTCTCGGAGCAATTCGGTTACCAGGAATTTGAAGGCCCGTATCTCGAGAAAATGGAGTTGTATGCCGCGAAATCTGGTGAAGAGCTGGTCAACGAGCAATCTTTCGTGTTCGAGGATCGCGGCGGCGATATCGTCGCGTTACGGCCCGAACTTACGCCGACGCTGGCACGAATGGTGGCCGCGCGCAGTCGCCAATTGATCCAGCCGATACGCTGGTGGTCGTTCGGCCCATTCTGGCGCTACGAACGTCCGCAGAAGGGACGTTCCCGAGAATTTTTCCAGTGGAACATCGATCTGCTCGGCATTGTTTCACCCCAGGCCGACGCAGAATTGGCGGCCATCGCAGCCACCTTCTTCCGCGCCGTCGGCCTGACGCCAAAGATGATTCGCATACAAATCAACAACCGTCGTTTCATGGACACAAAATTAGAAGCAATCGGCATTCCCTTAAATTCACGACCTGCGGTTTTTCATCTGATCGATCGCAAAGACAAAATGAGCGAGCGCGCATGGCAGGAAAAAGCAAATTCGATCGACATCGACAAAGACCAATTTTCAGGGCTCCTTCAGCTTTTGGAAAATAAAGATGCCTGGAAGGATTCCGATGAGTTATGTGAATTTTTCGACGCCGTCGAGATAATGGGGGTCGCCGATTACATCGAATACGATCCGATGGTCATACGAGGTTTGGATTACTACACGGGGACTGTTTTTGAAGCACGGGACGTTTCCGGAAGATTCAGGGCAATTCTTGGTGGAGGCCGCTACGATAATCTCGTTGCAGACGTCGGCGGCGATCCAATTCCTGGCGTTGGATTCGCAATGGGCGACATCGTGATCGGTATCGTGTTAGAAGAGAACGGCGTCATGCCCAGTCTGAAGACGAATCCTTCCGATGTGTTTGTTCCGTTGTTCGACGAGGCGACTCTCTCTGAGAGTTCGAGGCTGGCGGCCGAACTTCGTACCGCCGGGCTACGGGTGGAGTGGTATCCTCAGCCGGATAAATTGAAAAAACAGTTTAAATATGCGGATCGCAACAACATCCCCCTTGCTGTAATATTGGGTCCGGATGAGATTCAATCCGGAAAGGTCACGATCAAGGATTTACGTACCGTCGAACAAGAAACGGTGGCGAGATCAGAGATGATCGACAAAATCAAAAATCTGCTCTCGGCCGATCCTCCTTCTAAATGA